Proteins from a genomic interval of Osmia bicornis bicornis chromosome 11, iOsmBic2.1, whole genome shotgun sequence:
- the LOC114879203 gene encoding serine/threonine-protein kinase polo, with amino-acid sequence MSKDEKECIIPDVIYDVNSGKSYTKGRFFGKGGFAKCYEIRESKSHRTFAGKIVPKSQITKSNHREKMTQEISIHQTLNHKNVVGFYGFFDDPHNVYIILELCRKRSMMELHKRRKALTECETRYYMKQILDGVNYLHQNKIIHRDLKLGNLFLSDDLQVKIGDFGLATRLEHEGERKKTLCGTPNYIAPEILTKAGHSYEVDIWSIGCIMYTLLVGKPPFETSSLRETYARIKQVQYKIPSHINMIAVNIISNMLQGNPSKRPSISKLMTDPFFTCGFMPLSLPLSCLTMAPRLDMLEMHNQRKPLSEMNTNVGGEGQDLVFRVPISPACKTKPADAMNEVQKMNLDIKKMLQTLREQLAAVLKSKPSRETTSSADEMTDPAAQPVVWISKWVDYSDKYGFGYQLSDDGVGVMYNDGTRLIMLANCFNIHYINRDGNELYYTVREYPGELEKKMKLMNFFLKYMKEHLMKAGSSVSVKPSDAMSRIPYMYQWFRTQSAVVMQLTNGTVQINFLDHTKIIMCPLMAAVTYIDTEKNFRTYRFQTIQENGCCKGLAKNLTYAYEKLVLMLSNSQAR; translated from the exons ATGTCGAAGGACGAAAAAGAATGCATTATTCCAGATGTGATATACGATGTAAACTCTGGAAAAAGTTATACCAAGGGCAGGTTTTTTGGAAAA GGTGGTTTCGCAAAATGCTATGAAATTAGGGAGTCAAAATCGCATCGTACATTTGCTGGAAAAATTGTACCAAAATCACAAATTACAAAAAGCAACCACAGAGAAAAAATGACGCAAGAAATTTCCATTCACCAAACCCTGAATCATAAAAATGTTGTTGGCTTTTATGGGTTTTTCGATGATCCACATAACGTGTACATAATTTTGGAATTATGCCGCAAAAGG TCAATGATGGAATTACATAAACGTAGAAAAGCCTTAACAGAATGTGAAACGAGATATTACATGAAGCAAATTTTAGACGGCGTAAATTACTTgcatcaaaataaaattattcatagaGATTTAAAATTAGGTAACTTATTTTTGAGCGACGATTTGCAAGTTAAGATCGGTGACTTTGGATTGGCAACCAGACTGGAACACGAAGGAGAGCGAAAAAA AACGCTTTGCGGAACACCTAATTACATAGCACCAGAAATTTTAACTAAAGCCGGTCATTCTTACGAAGTTGACATATGGAGTATCGGATGCATTATGTACACCTTGCTAGTGGGTAAACCTCCATTTGAAACGTCCAGTTTAAGAGAGACCTATGCTAGAATTAAGCAGGTTCAATATAAAATTCCTAGCCATATCAATATGATTGCAGTGAATATAATATCTAACATGTTACAAGGAAATCCGTCTAAACGACCTTCGATATCAAAATTAATGACAGATCCATTCTTTACTTGTG GTTTTATGCCCCTCAGTTTACCTCTATCGTGTTTGACAATGGCACCTCGTTTAGATATGTTAGAAATGCATAATCAACGCAAACCATTATCTGAAATGAATACTAATGTAGGAGGAGAGGGACAAGACTTAGTATTTCGAGTACCTATTAGTCCAGCTTGTAAGACAAAGCCTGCAGATGCAATGAACGAAGTTCAAAAAATGAATCTCGACATCAAAAAGATGCTGCAAACGTTACGAGAGCAGCTGGCTGCTGTGTTAAAATCTAAACCAAGTAGAGAAACAACTTCGTCAGCAG acGAAATGACAGATCCAGCTGCACAGCCTGTAGTATGGATAAGCAAATGGGTTGATTATTCGGATAAATACGGTTTTGGATATCAACTTTCCGACGATGGAGTCGGTGTAATGTATAATGACGGCACTCGGTTAATAATGTTAGctaattgttttaatattcattACATAAATCGCGATGGGAATGAACTGTATTACACGGTCAGGGAATACCCGGgtgaattagaaaaaaaaatgaaattaatgaacTTCTTTTTGAAATACATGAAAGAACATTTAATGAAAGCTGGTAGTTCAGTTAGCGTGAAACCAAGCGATGCAATGTCTAGGATACCATACATGTATCAGTGGTTCAGAACACAGAGTGCTGTCGTTATGCAGTTGACAAATGGAACGGTACAG ATCAATTTTCTAGATCATACGAAAATTATTATGTGCCCGTTAATGGCGGCTGTCACGTACATAGATACAGAGAAGAATTTCCGAACTTATAGATTTCAAACTATACAAGAAAACGGATGCTGCAAAGGTTTGGCGAAAAATTTAACGTACGCTTACGAGAAACTTGTATTAATGTTATCGAATTCTCAAGCTCGATAA